In Xenorhabdus griffiniae, the genomic window CAAATTTCCTGTAATGACAATTCCGTTGAAACACTCCTGAGCACAATCGAGTTTTGGGCTTTTATCGTACAGGGTGAACCATCTTCAATGATGGCTAGCGTGTTGAGGCGGAATAAGGGATCATATTCACCATTAAATTCCAATTTTGGCCACACATCTTCCCAATAACGTTCCAGGGTTTGGCGTAGTAAATTCAGGCCATCGGCATACCCACATATTCCCCGAATATTTAACCATGCTTGCATCAGGGCGATGATGACACGCAGATCTTTGGTACGGGACAGTAGGTGAGTGGCTTTTTTTGCCACCTCTATCCAGTTGGGCGGTTCAGCAGGGATGAGTACATCACCAAATTGCTGTTCTGGCTTCTCGATTAGGTCTTGCTCTAATATCAGAAATTCATCATCGTATTCGAGGTTTTCCCCGCACGGAAACGCTACACTGATTGGAGTGAGTAAGGCATCAATATTCATGGTATTTTCAGCTTATATTCAGTTCACAAGTTCACAGTAAGGATATCGATCATGCTGATTGAAACAGTTCTGGATTTGGGCACGAGAAAGCAGGGAGATTAAACGGGCTGAAAATGCTGTTCGGGGTAAATTCTAGCAAGACAGTATGACCACTGATATTAAATCTTGCCCATACACCAATATTGGTTGACTCCCCTGTTTTACCACGCCAGATACGTTTAGCATGATCCAGCAAGCGGTTTAGTGCCCAGAAACCTGACGTTGATAAGTTTGCCGTTGTACCATCCGTGAGATTTAATTGAATGCGAACCAGATTGATATTGGCAGGACCAGGCCAGCTAATCAGTTGTGAAAGTTGCGGGCCGTGACTGTATTCTACTATCTGTCCATCAACATCCAACACCATACTCAATATATCGTTACTCATATTGATTGGACGAACCATGACGCGAAATGATGGTGTTGGCGTTCCGTTGGTAAATAGCGTATTGCGGATAATCTGGGCCTGTTGGAAAGGTTTGAGCAGATTTCCCCCTCCTGGCAAGGGCTTGCCATTCACACCGGGCATAAATTGCCATTTTGGCAGAGTCGTATCTACTTTACCCGCTAAATTTTTCAGGAAGAAATTGTCCATTAAGCCAGTCTCTGGCGCAAACATTCGTGCCATATCGTCGGGCTTGATATCCTGTTTTGCGTTAGGGTTTAACGGATAGCGATTGGCAATCGCCTGGTTGCAAAACCCGCCGATTTCTGTACTGAGATGCTTACCGACATTTTTCATATCACTAAGCTGAGTATCGCTACTGGCCCCCACCGCGAGTGACGAAACTATGCTCCTGAACGGTATAGGCAGGAGAGCAGATGTTGTTTGTAGCTGCGTGACAATCTGACCAGGGGGCAAGGGCATTCCTGCATTGGTTGCATTTTGTACTGAGGTTAAATACAGGTATAACTCGTTAATTTCTTTTAAGGTCTTATCAAAAGGGATACTTTGGGTGTTTTTATTTGGCCTTTTTGCTAACGCAATAATTGAGGCAAAAGATGCTTCTAATGCCTGTTCAGGTATAGTTTGTTGATTATTATCTGGCATTATTTGTTCGGGCACTAATTTCGTTAATTTATTTGATTGACTCTTCACAACACGGTTATTCACAATATTGTTGAGTTGTTTGATATTATTGCTATTCCCATTCAGTATGACGTTTTTACTGATATTAATTAAAAGGTTACGCATAGGTGAATCAAAAGAAGACAACAGGCGTGAAGTGTTGATCCGTTGTTCCAGGGTATCGATATTTATCAAACCAATATCCGCCAGAAACTCGCTCCACTGATATATATAGTCGTTAATATAAAATTGCTTAACAGCGGATTTTATTTCCTTATCGGTCTGCTTTTTTGCATAGCTACCGAGTACCCAACTGTCTTGTGAATATAAGGTTGTTAGAAAAGTATTGAGGTTTTTTTCAATGCCTTGCTGATAACCCGTTGGGGTGAACATCCCTGATATGCCATCTGTAATGGGAGTACCACTGATGCGTGAGAAAGCCAATTCAGCCTGGGGACCTGCGAGTGATTCCAGATTTACGGGGGCTAAACTGGGATCATTAATTAATTTTTCCTTCATATAGTTATAAGCACGTTGTGCTGGTGAAATATTGCTAATTAATTGCTGTTTTTTTTTGATCTGCGTGTCATCGCGAATGAAAGGAGATGTGACAACCTGGTTATCTAACAATTGGCCGATGTGTTCCGCGATTTGTTGCAAATGCTGCTGGGTTGTGTCTGCGTTTAATTGGGTTTTCAAATATTGCATGATCCAGTTATGCAGAAACTTACCATCATAATGCTTAGGCTGGTATAACATTTGATAAGCCTTGAGCGTATTGTAGGTGTTCTCTATGTCATCGTTGTTGTCATCATGCAGCTGGTTAGTGATGATCGTTGCTATCTGGGGCAACAATAATGTTTTTAGGGCTTTTCTATATAGAAAACGGCTGGCATCACTGATTTGTTCACCACAATACAACCCCATTCGATAGGATAACGGGGGATCATTTAAGGAAAAATGTTGGCTTTTATCTAAATGAGCCAAACTGTTTAAAATCGGCAGTAAGGCATAAATATCATTGGCATTTTTCTTTAAGTGAGCGCTTTGTTTTGCAATGGTCGGAAATCTGGCTTGCACTTCCGTCAGGTAATCTTTGTTATTGTTGTAGCTTATCAAAAGTAAATTGGCTACCAATGCCAGTATTGCCACTGAAACAACATATTCCAATCCGCCCAGCAAGCGTTTGCGGTATATCCACCAGCGGTTATAACCGGCAATTCCTGCTTCATTAAAGATATTTTCCAGTAAATTTTTTATAAAGTAAGCCTGGCTGGTCGGAGTAGGATGAACACTTCCTTTATTATTCCCCCATGCCATGGTTTCACTATTGTTATTGGTTGGTAACTGAAAATTGCGGTTAAATTTCTCCATGACATTGTCAAAGGAAAATCCTGTTTGTGTTCCACTGGTGAAATATAGTCCGCGTGGATAGTAGGGGATTTCAAAGCCCGACTTTGCGAATACAATTTCAAGATATTGTGCGATCAGGGGGAGCAAGGATACAAATTCTTGCGGGAATAAATAACTTTCGGCACATTGTTGTGGATTGTGTCCGTTGTTTAAGAGAATAGAAGGTAATTCAGCATCTAACCGCAATGCTAATTGGCTATACTGTTGATTAAGAATTTCATGCAAATCAAAATCAAGACCTTTATTCCACTTGCCCCGTGAAACGTTATTCCATGGGAAATTAAATCCCCAAATTTGCTCACGGGATTTTTCGTCAAAATGGGAGAAATAAGCACTAAATCCTTTTAATAAATCAGTCTTAGTGATCATGATATAAATAGGGATCTGTATCTTAAGTTGTTCATGTAATTCTGACAGGCGCTTATGCAGCATATAAGCCTGCTGCTCCCGTTTTTCAGTAGATAGATTGAGTAAATCTTCCACACTAATAGTAATAATAATCCCATTCAGTGGCTGGCCTATCCGATATTTTTTCAACAGTCGGATGAAATTTTTCCATTCATCAGCATCCTGTTGGTGAAAACTATCCTGTGTGACATAGCGACCTGTAGTATCTAGCAGAACGGCTTTATTGGTGAACCACCAGCTACAGCTATTCATGTCTTGCGTACTGTGCAGTGCGGATTTACCCAGGTAGTCCGACAGAGGAAAATGTAGGCCAGAGTTTGTCAGTGCTGTCGTTTTGCCTGAACTGGGGGCACCAATAACCAGATACCAGGGTAATTGATATATATATCGGCGGCTGAAAAAGTGTATCCAGCCTGGTTTATTTTTAATATACCAACCAGAAAAATAGGCTTTTTTCAATAATCTTGCAGCATCAGAGAAACGCTTTGCTAATGTAATATATTGTTCATTCTGCTTCTTTTCTTTGTTTTCATTTTTAGTGATCTCCAATTCCTTGGTCAGCTTTTGGTTAAACCATGATTGGTATAACCGCGGTATTACTTTGATGAAAAACCAGAGCAAGTAGAAAGAAATAATGGTAATGATTCGTGTTGTATTTGGCTCAAAAGGGAACTTGTTACCAACAGAAATAATGGGACCAATGAACCAGATAAAAAAAGAGATGGCCGTTACGCTAAGAAAACTCCATGTCAACGGGCTGGTGATGATAGAAAAAAGTGCATTCAGCATGTCTTAATTTCCTTACATCGTTTGGCTTACAGGAGAAGCCAACAGTGTGATTTCAACTCGCCTGTTTTTGGCTCGATTACTGGCAGTATTATTGGGAACTAAAGGATTTTGGTCACCTTTTCCCTCTGTTTTGACTCTTTCTGGTTGGTTCAGATAACGCTGAAGTTCTTTTTGTACAGACTTGGCTCTTGCGAGTGATAAGGCATCATTGGATGAAAAACGGGAATAACGGGTATTAATGGGAATATTATCGGTATACCCAACAACCAGAATTTCGCCGTTAAAATGGTTTAATACCTCAGCGACCCGCCTGATGACATCCAAATAGAGACTTTTGATCTGAATAGCATTGGTGTTGAATAAACCAGCGCCTTTTAGCGTGATCACGCTTCTATCAGGGAAGTCAGTGACGTCCAATAATCCTGTGGCTATTTCATCCTGTAGCCTGTTTTGCAGGTTCAGGGCGCGTGAAAATCTCCTATCGCTAACGGTGACATTAGGCAAATTAGTCTGGTAGATTTTAGCCAAAATGGGATTAACCTTATCATTCAACTTCCAGTTCAGGTTTATATACAAGAGAAGTACCAGAAAACCTAATATTGCTATAGATATCCATACTGGTAAGGAAATATATTTAGGTTTATTTGGTGAGGTAATAGTTTGTCCTTTTTCTGATAATTCAATGGGATAATTACCTCTAATCGAACTTATTAACTGGAATAAGCGTTGCTTCACGGTTTCCAATTGAGTACGACCGTTATCGATGACACGATAGCGCCCTTCGAATCCAAGCAGGAGACAGAAGTACATGAGTTCTAACAGGAACAAGTTATCTTTGGGATTTTGCGACAACTTGGCTAATAGCTGGAAAAATTTTTCGCCTCCCCAAGTTTCATTATGAAAAGTGACGAGCAGGCCACTGGCAGACCAAACACTGCGCACCCCCCAAGGCGTAAGTGCTGCGGCTTCATCCAATGCGGTGCATAGACAGTAGCGGGCGCCAATGATCACGTTGTAGGGCAGTTTGACCTGTTGGCATTCCACTTCAAAACGCCGGATTTCATTAATCAGTTGCTGGCGTAAATGGGTTGGATCAGGGTGAACAATTGAATGCCGGATCTGGGGGATCGTATTTAACAATGAGTTTATGGAAATTTTGCTTACGCAGATCGCATTCAAAAAAAACAGTTTTATTAAATTCACTGGCAGAAAAATGGCTTGTTCGTAAATCCTGCCGAAAAAAAGTGACCAAAAAAAAGTGACCGTGGCTAAACCTTGTTTGATCCATTGATGAGGCAAGAAATGTGATTCGTTCGAAGTCACTGTGGCTGAAATCAGCATATTGCAGTGAACAAGATGCAAACTGGTTATTTTTCTGTTTTGTTGCTGTAAATTGGGTTTTTTCTAAAACAGATTTAT contains:
- the tssM gene encoding type VI secretion system membrane subunit TssM is translated as MLNALFSIITSPLTWSFLSVTAISFFIWFIGPIISVGNKFPFEPNTTRIITIISFYLLWFFIKVIPRLYQSWFNQKLTKELEITKNENKEKKQNEQYITLAKRFSDAARLLKKAYFSGWYIKNKPGWIHFFSRRYIYQLPWYLVIGAPSSGKTTALTNSGLHFPLSDYLGKSALHSTQDMNSCSWWFTNKAVLLDTTGRYVTQDSFHQQDADEWKNFIRLLKKYRIGQPLNGIIITISVEDLLNLSTEKREQQAYMLHKRLSELHEQLKIQIPIYIMITKTDLLKGFSAYFSHFDEKSREQIWGFNFPWNNVSRGKWNKGLDFDLHEILNQQYSQLALRLDAELPSILLNNGHNPQQCAESYLFPQEFVSLLPLIAQYLEIVFAKSGFEIPYYPRGLYFTSGTQTGFSFDNVMEKFNRNFQLPTNNNSETMAWGNNKGSVHPTPTSQAYFIKNLLENIFNEAGIAGYNRWWIYRKRLLGGLEYVVSVAILALVANLLLISYNNNKDYLTEVQARFPTIAKQSAHLKKNANDIYALLPILNSLAHLDKSQHFSLNDPPLSYRMGLYCGEQISDASRFLYRKALKTLLLPQIATIITNQLHDDNNDDIENTYNTLKAYQMLYQPKHYDGKFLHNWIMQYLKTQLNADTTQQHLQQIAEHIGQLLDNQVVTSPFIRDDTQIKKKQQLISNISPAQRAYNYMKEKLINDPSLAPVNLESLAGPQAELAFSRISGTPITDGISGMFTPTGYQQGIEKNLNTFLTTLYSQDSWVLGSYAKKQTDKEIKSAVKQFYINDYIYQWSEFLADIGLINIDTLEQRINTSRLLSSFDSPMRNLLINISKNVILNGNSNNIKQLNNIVNNRVVKSQSNKLTKLVPEQIMPDNNQQTIPEQALEASFASIIALAKRPNKNTQSIPFDKTLKEINELYLYLTSVQNATNAGMPLPPGQIVTQLQTTSALLPIPFRSIVSSLAVGASSDTQLSDMKNVGKHLSTEIGGFCNQAIANRYPLNPNAKQDIKPDDMARMFAPETGLMDNFFLKNLAGKVDTTLPKWQFMPGVNGKPLPGGGNLLKPFQQAQIIRNTLFTNGTPTPSFRVMVRPINMSNDILSMVLDVDGQIVEYSHGPQLSQLISWPGPANINLVRIQLNLTDGTTANLSTSGFWALNRLLDHAKRIWRGKTGESTNIGVWARFNISGHTVLLEFTPNSIFSPFNLPAFSCPNPELFQSA
- a CDS encoding pentapeptide repeat-containing protein, whose protein sequence is MSSLTADELVDKIKQGEVIEKISLQNISLTGRDLSGGIFKEVDFSGADFSRTLIKETGFTECQAQGAIFDSAVLEQSTFEQCNLKLAVFNNSTLTGNVFHKSVLEKTQFTATKQKNNQFASCSLQYADFSHSDFERITFLASSMDQTRFSHGHFFLVTFFRQDLRTSHFSASEFNKTVFFECDLRKQNFHKLIVKYDPPDPAFNCSP